Proteins encoded in a region of the Panthera tigris isolate Pti1 chromosome B2, P.tigris_Pti1_mat1.1, whole genome shotgun sequence genome:
- the LOC102949477 gene encoding trace amine-associated receptor 6 has translation MSTNPSPAASEQLCYQNVTGSCAKAPYSPGPRLILYTLFSLGAVLAAFGNLLVVISILHFKQLHSPTNFLIASLACADFLVGVTVMPFSMVRSVEGCWYFGPSFCTFHTCCDVAFCYSSLFHLCFISIDRYIAVTEPLVYPTKFTVSVSGTCIGISWILPLVYSGAVFYTGAYDDGLEELSRAVNCVGGCQTVVNQNWVLIDFLSFFIPTLVMIILYSNIFLVARQQAKKIEDTGGKIVLSSASYKSRVAKRERKAAKTLGITVVAFMISWLPYSIDSLIDAYMGFITPAYIYEICCWCAYYNSAMNPLIYALFYPWFRKALKIIMSGWVFEDSSATMNLFSEQM, from the coding sequence ATGAGCACCAACCCGTCCCCCGCTGCATCCGAGCAGCTCTGCTACCAGAACGTGACCGGATCCTGCGCGAAAGCCCCCTACTCGCCAGGACCCCGGCTCATTCTCTACACACTGTTCAGCTTGGGGGCTGTGCTGGCCGCTTTTGGAAACCTCCTGGTGGTGATTTCAATCCTGCATTTCAAGCAGCTGCACTCGCCAACCAATTTTCTCATCGCCTCTCTGGCCTGTGCTGACTTTCTGGTGGGGGTGACCGTCATGCCCTTCAGCATGGTCAGGTCTGTGGAGGGCTGCTGGTACTTTGGGCCGAGTTTCTGTACCTTCCACACGTGCTGTGATGTGGCATTTTGTTACTCTTCCCTCTTCCACCTGTGCTTCATCTCCATCGACAGGTACATCGCTGTTACTGAGCCTCTGGTCTATCCTACCAAGTTCACGGTGTCCGTGTCGGGGACATGCATCGGCATCTCCTGGATCCTGCCCCTTGTATACAGTGGTGCCGTGTTCTACACAGGTGCTTATGATGATGGGCTGGAGGAATTATCTCGTGCAGTCAACTGCGTAGGAGGTTGTCAGACCGTTGTAAATCAAAACTGGGTGTTGATCGATTTTCTATCCTTCTTTATACCTACCCTCGTTATGATAATTCtctatagcaatatttttcttgtgGCTAGACAACAGGCTAAAAAGATTGAAGACACTGGGGGCAAAATAGTATTGTCATCAGCTAGTTATAAATCCAGAGTGGCCAAGAGAGAGCGAAAAGCAGCAAAAACCCTGGGTATCACTGTGGTAGCatttatgatttcatggttaccGTACAGTATTGACTCATTAATTGATGCTTATATGGGCTTCATAACCCCTGCCTACATTTATGAGATTTGCTGTTGGTGTGCTTATTACAATTCAGCCATGAACCCTTTgatttatgctttattttaccCGTGGTTCAGGAAGGCCTTAAAAATTATCATGAGTGGTTGGGTTTTCGAGGACAGTTCAGCCACCATGAATTTGTTCTCTGAACAAATGTAA